The proteins below are encoded in one region of Thermoanaerobaculia bacterium:
- a CDS encoding lmo0937 family membrane protein, whose translation MLWTIFVILLILWLLGMVTSYTLGGFIHILLVIAVVILVIRLISGRRVV comes from the coding sequence ATGCTTTGGACCATCTTCGTCATTCTGCTCATCCTGTGGCTGCTCGGAATGGTGACTTCGTACACGCTCGGCGGATTCATCCACATCCTGCTCGTGATCGCCGTGGTCATCCTGGTCATTCGGCTGATCTCCGGCCGACGCGTCGTCTGA
- a CDS encoding ATP-binding protein, whose amino-acid sequence VVSELTANAFQHGTAPGTVRWSAGVDGPAPVLSCESPGKLPDGDPEHLFGAAKGTESAGRGFGLLRARRLAQSNGADLTLAQAGPNVRATLRFLPESA is encoded by the coding sequence GGTCGTTTCGGAGCTCACCGCCAATGCGTTCCAGCACGGGACCGCGCCCGGCACCGTCCGCTGGTCGGCGGGGGTGGACGGGCCCGCGCCGGTCCTGTCGTGCGAGTCGCCGGGAAAGCTCCCGGACGGGGATCCGGAGCATCTCTTCGGGGCCGCCAAGGGGACGGAGAGCGCCGGCCGCGGTTTCGGGCTCCTTCGGGCGCGAAGGCTCGCGCAGAGCAACGGCGCCGATCTCACGCTCGCGCAGGCGGGCCCGAACGTCCGGGCGACGCTGCGCTTTCTCCCGGAGAGCGCATGA
- a CDS encoding sigma-54 dependent transcriptional regulator, producing MKILIVEDDAATRRGLEQLLIEAHPDTKSVGSLEKARAMLGDFSPNLCIVDLMLPDGDGLELIREMRAQDPAREFVVLTGHGSIDTAVEAMKAGAADYLLKPLKPAQISVVLERLSEKMDLEREVDDLRSQLARSGRFGQMVGKSEAMQEIFGVISRVAKSDAPVMIIGESGTGKEVAAATIHELSRRRTKPFVAINCGAISPSLIESELFGHERGSFTGADKRRQGYFELANGGTLFFDEVTEMSADLQIKLLRVLETRTFRRVGGNEELKVNTRILSSTNRDLQEAIKSGKLREDFYYRLNVFPLVLPPLRERKEDIPPLAQHFLERIEEREKAGFREIEPEAIAALNDHSWPGNVRELRNVIHRAYVLSNPPVISASAVHSVLGHPTLKAPAAAAPAASSSFVQVKLGESLADAERQLLSRTLEFAKGDKKKAASILKVPLKNLNTKLKEYGIEG from the coding sequence ATGAAGATTCTCATCGTCGAGGACGACGCCGCGACGCGGCGCGGACTCGAGCAGCTCCTGATCGAAGCGCATCCCGACACGAAGAGCGTCGGATCCCTCGAGAAAGCCCGGGCGATGCTGGGAGATTTTTCGCCCAACCTCTGCATCGTCGACCTGATGCTTCCGGACGGGGACGGGCTCGAGCTCATCCGCGAAATGCGCGCGCAGGATCCCGCTCGGGAGTTCGTCGTCCTCACCGGCCACGGCTCGATCGACACCGCGGTCGAGGCGATGAAGGCGGGCGCGGCCGACTACCTGCTGAAACCGCTCAAGCCCGCGCAGATCTCCGTCGTCCTCGAGCGCCTCTCGGAGAAGATGGATCTCGAGCGCGAGGTCGACGATCTCCGCTCGCAGCTCGCTCGGAGCGGTCGGTTCGGCCAGATGGTCGGAAAGTCCGAAGCGATGCAGGAGATCTTCGGAGTGATTTCGCGCGTCGCGAAGTCGGACGCTCCGGTCATGATCATCGGGGAGAGCGGCACCGGCAAGGAAGTCGCCGCGGCGACGATCCACGAGCTCTCGCGCCGCCGCACGAAGCCGTTCGTCGCGATCAACTGCGGCGCGATCTCGCCCTCGCTGATCGAGAGCGAGCTCTTCGGCCACGAGCGCGGGTCGTTCACCGGCGCCGACAAGCGGCGGCAGGGCTATTTCGAGCTCGCCAACGGGGGGACGCTCTTCTTCGACGAGGTCACCGAGATGTCGGCCGACCTGCAGATCAAGCTCCTCCGCGTCCTCGAGACGCGCACGTTCCGCCGCGTCGGCGGCAACGAGGAGCTGAAGGTGAACACCCGGATCCTCTCGAGCACGAATCGCGATCTCCAGGAAGCGATCAAGAGCGGCAAGCTCCGCGAGGACTTCTACTACCGGCTGAACGTCTTCCCGCTCGTCCTCCCGCCGCTCCGCGAGCGGAAGGAGGACATTCCGCCGCTCGCCCAGCACTTCCTCGAACGGATCGAGGAGCGCGAGAAGGCGGGATTCCGGGAAATCGAGCCGGAGGCGATCGCCGCGTTGAACGATCACTCGTGGCCCGGAAACGTCCGCGAGCTGCGCAACGTGATCCATCGCGCTTACGTGCTGTCGAACCCGCCCGTGATCAGCGCGTCCGCGGTCCATTCGGTCCTCGGACACCCGACGCTCAAGGCGCCGGCCGCGGCCGCGCCCGCCGCTTCATCGTCCTTCGTGCAGGTCAAGCTCGGGGAGTCGCTCGCCGACGCGGAGCGGCAGCTGCTCAGCAGGACGCTGGAGTTCGCGAAGGGGGACAAGAAGAAGGCGGCGAGCATCCTGAAGGTCCCGCTGAAGAATCTGAACACGAAGCTGAAGGAATACGGCATCGAAGGGTAG
- a CDS encoding CPBP family intramembrane glutamic endopeptidase, which translates to MLILAGAWLVSLVVLAAAGRPVEEPISLLVVFGGALPGVALLICRGMPPIRPSRAITGERALIVGLGLFITIFLAVKGPILAALLGASPDPRVHEVVNTLIKLAAFVGVPLAAYSLRGKSPRRLGLTRPASNTAPRSLVAFGIIGAFFLAIQLLFGRGARPLLDGSLAHRHWVLGLVLCFFWMSVEAGVVEEVFFRVILQSRLAAVTRSQAAGVFLSALVFGLAHAPGLWLRGAGAIEGLGAAPSPLVSIAYSVTTMGLAGIVFGVLWARTGNWPLLVALHGLGDALPNAPAFIATWKL; encoded by the coding sequence TTGCTCATTCTTGCCGGAGCCTGGCTCGTTTCCCTCGTCGTCCTGGCGGCCGCCGGACGGCCCGTCGAGGAGCCGATATCCCTGCTCGTCGTCTTCGGGGGGGCGCTCCCCGGTGTCGCGCTCCTCATCTGCCGCGGCATGCCGCCGATCCGCCCTTCTCGCGCGATCACCGGAGAACGGGCTCTCATCGTCGGTCTCGGGCTCTTCATCACGATCTTTCTCGCGGTCAAGGGTCCGATCCTCGCCGCGCTCCTGGGAGCCTCGCCCGACCCGCGGGTCCACGAGGTCGTGAACACGCTGATCAAGCTCGCGGCATTCGTCGGGGTCCCGCTCGCCGCTTACTCTCTGCGGGGGAAGTCTCCCCGCCGACTCGGTTTGACGCGGCCCGCGAGCAACACGGCGCCGAGGAGCCTGGTTGCGTTCGGCATCATCGGGGCTTTTTTCCTGGCCATTCAGCTCCTCTTCGGACGCGGCGCGCGGCCCCTCCTCGACGGTTCGCTCGCGCACCGTCACTGGGTCCTCGGGCTCGTCCTCTGCTTCTTCTGGATGTCGGTCGAGGCGGGGGTCGTGGAAGAGGTCTTCTTCCGCGTGATCCTCCAGTCGCGACTGGCCGCCGTGACCCGGTCCCAGGCGGCGGGGGTCTTCCTCTCCGCGCTCGTCTTCGGCCTCGCCCACGCGCCCGGGCTATGGCTTCGAGGGGCGGGGGCGATCGAGGGACTCGGCGCTGCTCCGTCTCCCCTCGTTTCGATCGCCTACAGCGTCACGACGATGGGACTGGCGGGAATCGTCTTCGGTGTTCTCTGGGCCCGCACCGGAAACTGGCCGCTCCTCGTCGCCCTGCATGGCCTCGGCGACGCACTTCCGAACGCGCCCGCATTCATCGCGACCTGGAAACTGTGA